The Algihabitans albus genomic sequence TCTTGAGCGCATAGCCGCCGGTCGCCGCCAGACCCAGGCAGTCGTCGAAGTCTCGGCGGGCAAGGTTTCGGTAGGGCGCCGCGCGGCAGACTTCCGCGTAGAGCCCGTCCGCATCGAAGGGTCCGGCGCAGGCCACGCCCAGGATATGCTGTGCCAGCACGTCCAGCCCGCCGTCGCGCGGCGGATCTCCGTCCAGGCTGCGCTGGCGCACGCCCTCCTTGGCGGCGCGGCACTCCAGCACCTCGAAGCGGTTGGCGGGGATCAGCAGCGCCTTGGACGGCTGGTCCAGGCGATGGTTGGCCCGTCCCAGGCGCTGCAGCAGGCGGGAGACGCCCTTCGGCGCGCCCACCTGCACGACCAGATCGACGCTGGCCCAGTCGACGCCGAGGTCGAGGGACGAGGTGGCGACCACGGCACGCAGCTTGCCGGCCGCCATGGCCGCCTCTACCCTGCGGCGCTGCTCGACCGCCAGGGAGCCATGGTGCAGGCCGATCGGCAGACTGGCGTCGTTGAGCCGCCAGAGCTCCTGAAAGCAGAGTTCGGCCTGGGCGCGGGTATTGACGAAGATCAGCGTGGTGCCGGCTTGCTTGATCCGCTCGTAGACCTCGCCCAGCGCATGCACGGCCATGTGCCCGGACCAGGGCAGGCGTTCGCGGGTGGTCAGGATCTCGACTTCCGGCTCGGCGCCGTCGCGGCCCAGCACCGTGCGTACCTCCGGATCCCCGGCGTCTCCCTCTCGCGATAGCCAGGCACGCAGGAAATCCGGGTCGTGCACCGTGGCGGAAAGACCGACCCGCCGGACCCCCGGTGCAAGCGCGGAGAGGCGCGCGAGCCCGAGGGACAGCAAGTCGCCGCGCTTGCCGAAAGCCAGAGCGTGCAACTCGTCGATGACGACGGTGTCGAGTCCCGCGAAAATCTTGGCCGCATCGTGATAGCTGAGGAGAAGTGCGAGGGATTCCGGTGTTGTTAGAAGGAGTTGCGGCGGTTTCTTGCGTTGGCGTACGCGCTTGGCCTGGGGCGTGTCGCCGGTGCGGGTCTCGACGGCGATGTCGAGGCCCATCTCCGCGAGCGGATCGGTCAGGTTGCGCTCGATGTCCACGGCCAGCGCCTTCAGCGGGCTGACGTAGAGCGTGTGCAGGCCCTCGCGCGGATGGGCCGCCAGGTCGATCAGCGAAGGCAGGAAACCGGCCAGGGTCTTGCCGGCACCGGTCGGTGCGATCAGCAGCGCCGACTGGCGCTGTCGGGCCGCCTCCCAGATCTCGAGCTGATGGGCGTGCGGCGCCCAGTCACGCTGGCTGAACCAGGCGGCGAAGGAGGCTGGTAGTTGGGAAGCGGGAAGGCGGGCGGCGACCATACGGGCAAGATAGGCGGAAGTGCCGGTCGGTTCTAACTTTCGGCAGTCGGGACGACGGGAGGTGGGCGTAGACGGTCGTTCGATAAACTCAGGATAATAATATTTTCTATCAATATCTTAAGGTAATTTTTTTATATTCTACGTAAGAAATGATGGTCTCTCACCCCTCGGCATTTTCCATCTCGACGATCGCGCCGCGCAGGCGGACCAGCAGGTCCTCGCGCTCGACCGGATCGTAAGGCCGCGCCGGAATTTTCCCCCAGATCGGTCCGGGCCAGGCCGGGTCGGTCTGGAAGCGGGCGATGACATGGATATGCAGTTGCGGGGTCTGGTTGCCGAGCGCCGCCACGTTCATCTTGTCGGGCCTGAAGCAGTTCACCAAGACCTTCGAGGCCTTCACGATCTCCGCCGTCGCCCCCTGGAGATCGGCCCCCTCCAGATCGTGGAAGTCGCGCAGCCCGTCGCGACGGGGCACGAGGACAAGCCAGGGATAATAGGAGTCCTCCATCAGGAGTACGCGGCAGAGATCCCAGTCCTCGACCAGGTCCAGCTTGGCGAAGTCGGAGTGCAGGTCGAAGGTCTCAGCCATGGGCTGTACAGTAGCGCATCCTCGGCGGCCGCGAAACGATGGGGTTTGGGAAGTGCGGGGTTTGAGAAGGCAGCCGGTCTGAGCCATATCAAGCGGCATGTTGAAAGTTTCGAGCGCGCCCCACCCCGATACCTGGCTCGAGGTCCGGCCAGCCGGACTCTACTGCATCCCCGGCGATTTCTACGTCGACCCCGCCAGGCCGGTGGAGCGGGCGGTGGTCACCCACGGTCATGCGGACCACGCGCGTCCGAACAATGCTGCGGTGTTGGCGACGCCCGAGACGCTGGCGATCATGCGCAGCCGTTATCGGGAGGCCGCCGGCGGTTCTTTGGAGCCCTTGCCCTACGGCGAGACGCGCACCGTGGGCGAGGTTCGCGTCTCTCTCGCGCCCGCCGGCCACGTGCTTGGCAGCGCCCAAGCGGTGCTGGAGTACCGGGGTAGCCGGATCGTCATTTCCGGCGACTACAAGCGGCGGGAAGACCCGACCTGCCGGGCTTTCGAGCCGGTGCCCTGCGACGTCTTCGTCACCGAGGCGACCTTCGGCCTGCCTGTGTTCCGTCATCCGCCGACCGACGGGGA encodes the following:
- a CDS encoding ligase-associated DNA damage response DEXH box helicase, whose amino-acid sequence is MVAARLPASQLPASFAAWFSQRDWAPHAHQLEIWEAARQRQSALLIAPTGAGKTLAGFLPSLIDLAAHPREGLHTLYVSPLKALAVDIERNLTDPLAEMGLDIAVETRTGDTPQAKRVRQRKKPPQLLLTTPESLALLLSYHDAAKIFAGLDTVVIDELHALAFGKRGDLLSLGLARLSALAPGVRRVGLSATVHDPDFLRAWLSREGDAGDPEVRTVLGRDGAEPEVEILTTRERLPWSGHMAVHALGEVYERIKQAGTTLIFVNTRAQAELCFQELWRLNDASLPIGLHHGSLAVEQRRRVEAAMAAGKLRAVVATSSLDLGVDWASVDLVVQVGAPKGVSRLLQRLGRANHRLDQPSKALLIPANRFEVLECRAAKEGVRQRSLDGDPPRDGGLDVLAQHILGVACAGPFDADGLYAEVCRAAPYRNLARRDFDDCLGLAATGGYALKTYERFRRLVRDAKGLWRVASPAHVRRYRMNLGVIVDAPTLKVRLQNGRSFGEVEEYFAQMLVPGDSFIFAGELLTFLGIKDTSLIVARASGAGEPKVPSYIGGRLPLSTHLAERVRAMLEDPTHSDGGWDGFPPAVAEWLRLQRWRSVLPPRDGLLVESFPRGGKEFLVAYCFEGRNAHQTLGMLLTRRMERFGLAPLGFVATDYVIAVWSLKPAEDLDSLFDQDMLGDDLEEWMAESSLLRRTFRNVAVIAGLIERRMPGQEKTGKQVTFNADLIYDVLRKHEPDHVLLRATRADAATGLTDIGRLAQMLARVQGRILHQRLDRVSPLAVPVLLEIGREQVYGDALDELLGEGAQALIEEATAPTLDQAKLPL
- a CDS encoding HIT domain-containing protein, translated to MAETFDLHSDFAKLDLVEDWDLCRVLLMEDSYYPWLVLVPRRDGLRDFHDLEGADLQGATAEIVKASKVLVNCFRPDKMNVAALGNQTPQLHIHVIARFQTDPAWPGPIWGKIPARPYDPVEREDLLVRLRGAIVEMENAEG